The following proteins are co-located in the Vidua macroura isolate BioBank_ID:100142 chromosome 29, ASM2450914v1, whole genome shotgun sequence genome:
- the ITGA10 gene encoding integrin alpha-10 → MWGVGNPGVLLALLLLPGLGPAFNLDVRRSRLFRGPPESQFGYRVLQWGGDGDKWLLVGAPWDGDGQGDIYKCDVGPQNSSCAKANLGAAVPWLRSSAGRLGMTLVDSKDGGFVACAPLWSQECGTSAFSSGRCVQLDQELQPVGTMAPTAQRCPTYMDIVLVLDGSNSIYPWEEVQAFLGNILARFFIGPGQTQVGVLQYGEHLVQEWALGQHPTAQSLLEAARNLTRQEGRETRTAMAIREACTESFSPARGGRPGATRLLLVVTDGESHDGDELPAALAECDRHNVTRYAIAVLGHYLRRQQDPEDFIREIKSIASDPDEKYFFNVTDEAALNDIVDALGDRIFSLEGTHGDNESAFELEMSQIGFSIHHLEDGILFGMVGAHDWEGGVLEERQRGRVVPAREAFQEEFPPQLKNHAAYLGYSVSSLQLPGGQRLLVAGAPRFQHKGKVVLFQLDPTGAVTVAQALMGDQIGSYFGSEVLALDLEGDGDSELLLVAAPTYLGGQSREMGRVYVYRVGQDRLSPAGSLHPEPRPQDSRFGSALGAVPNLSQDGLAGAVVGAPLEDGHRGALYVFHIAPGTLLPRYKQRIEAAALGWSLRYFGISVDGRVDMDGDGLVDVAVGAQGAAVLLRSRWIIQVSAGVSVEPAAVSVTRRNCRRGGSGAVCLRARICFRSRTRARNPPVDMHVDLRYNVSLEERSPGSRAAFDSGARRLLQRRTELPLGGQSCTRVPFHVLDTSDYLRPLSLSLTWALDAAARAVLDEASPTTIRKLIPFFKDCGDDDECVTDLVLKATTDIVGSRQSPHIVRKGRRRMLVEVELENRGENAYNASLWLHLPGNLHFSSLVLQDPSPAKLECSALGGHRRRCSVGYPVFRSQAKVCFTLELEFSCSVLLDRAEVTLRATSDSTEATPQDNAVKLSVPIRYEANLFLSSDTNLHRYELPPPGTFTPSSGPEFSTTVKVQNLGCYPLQNVTLHMALPVLGHQRATMLSVTGVLAENATCGLHPPDGGTPRALPVPPEDLLHTERLDCSNTRCQELRCALGRLERGGGASIELLRSLRGAAFGGVKFRSLRIVSSVWLGVGGGLLVLEEGAQRRELVLELLRARPVPVSLWILGGSALGGLLLLALLSLGLWRLGFFSHAKPPRDEDEDDEDEDEDEEQ, encoded by the exons ATGTGGGGTGTGGGGAACCCGGGCGTGCTCCTGgcgctgctcctgctcccag GGCTCGGCCCGGCCTTCAACCTCGACGTGCGGCGTTCGCGGCTCTTCCGGGGGCCACCCGAGTCCCAGTTTGGCTACCGGGTGCTGCAGTGGGGGGGCGATGGGGACAAGTG GCTGCTGGTGGGGGCCCCGTGGGATGGGGATGGCCAAGGCGACATCTACAAGTGCGACGTGGGACCCCAAAACTCCTCCTGTGCCAAGGCCAACCTCG ggGCCGCAGTTCCCTGGCTCAGGAGCAGCGCCGGCCGCCTGGGGATGACGCTGGTGGACTCCAAGGATGGGGGCTTTGTG GCGTGCGCCCCGCTTTGGTCCCAGGAATGCGGCACCTCCGCGTTCAGCTCCGGCCGCTGCGTCCAGCTCGACCAGGAGCTCCAGCCCGTGGGCACCATGGCGCCCACAGCCCAGC GTTGTCCTACCTACATGGACATCGTCCTGGTTCTGGATGGCTCCAACAGCATCTACCCCTGGGAGGAGGTGCAGGCGTTCCTCGGGAACATCCTGGCGCGCTTCTTCATCGGCCCCGGGCAGACCCAG GTGGGGGTGCTGCAGTATGGGGAGCACCTGGTGCAGGAGTGGGCGCTGGGGCAGCACCCCACGGCCCAGAGCCTGCTCGAGGCCGCGCGGAACCTGACGcggcaggaggggagggagacCAGGACAGCCATGGCCATCCGGGAGGCATG CACCGAGTCGTTCAgcccggcgcggggcgggcgcccGGGGGCCACgcggctgctgctggtggtgacGGACGGGGAGTCCCACGACGGGGACGAGCTGCCCGCGGCGCTGGCCGAGTGCGACCGCCACAACGTCACCCGCTACGCCATCGCC GTGCTGGGGCATTACCTGCGGCGGCAGCAGGATCCCGAGGATTTCATCCGGGAGATCAAGTCCATCGCCAGCGACCCTGACGAGAAGTATTTCTTCAATGTCACGGATGAGGCCGCCCTCAACGACATCGTGGATGCTCTGGGAGATCGGATCTTCAGcctggaag GCACCCACGGGGACAACGAGAGCGCCTTCGAGCTGGAGATGTCCCAGATCGGCTTTTCCATCCACCACCTCGAG GACGGGATCCTCTTTGGAATGGTCGGAGCCCATGACTGGGAGGGGGGtgtgctggaggagaggcagcgAGGGCGCGTGGTTCCAGCCCGGGAGGCGTTCCAGGAGGAATTCCCGCCGCAGCTGAAGAACCACGCGGCCTACCTGG GGTACTCGGTGTCCTCGCTGCAGCTCCCGGGGGGGCAGCGCCTGTTGGTGGCCGGTGCCCCCCGATTCCAGCACAAGGGCAAGGTCGTCCTCTTCCAGCTGGACCCCACGGGGGCCGTGACGGTGGCCCAGGCGCTGATGGGGGACCAG ATCGGCTCCTACTTCGGCAGCGAGGTCTTGGCCCTGGACCTGGAGGGAGATGGGGACAgcgagctgctgctggtggccgCGCCCACCTACCTGGGGGGCCAGAGCAGGGAGATGGGGAGGGTCTATGTGTACCgtgtggggcag GACCGCCTGAGCCCCGCGGGGTCGCTGCACCCCGAGCCGAGGCCGCAGGATTCCAGGTTCGGCTCCGCCCTGGGCGCGGTGCCCAACCTGAGCCAGGACGGGCTGGCCGGAGCCGTGGTGGGGGCTCCGCTGGAGGACGGGCACCGCGGGGCTCTCTACGTGTTCCACATCGCCCCGGGCACCCTCCTGCCCCGGTACAAGCAG CGCATCGAGGCGGCGGCGCTGGGCTGGAGCCTCCGGTATTTCGGGATCAGCGTGGACGGACGGGTGGACATGGACGGGGACGGACTGGTGGACGTGGCCGTGGGGGCGCAGGGGgcggccgtgctgctgcg GTCCCGCTGGATCATCCAGGTGTCCGCGGGGGTGTCGGTGGAGCCGGCGGCTGTCAGCGTCACCCGGCGGAACTGCCGGCGCGGCGGCTCCGGCGCTGTCTGCCTCCGCGCCCGGATCTGCTTCCGCAGCCGGACCCGCGCACGGAACCCCCCTGTGGACATGCATGTCG ATCTCCGGTACAACGTGTCCCTGGAGGAGCGGAGCCCGGGATCCCGAGCCGCCTTTGACTCCGGTGCCCGCCGGCTGCTCCAGCGCCGCACGGAGCTCCCGCTGGGCGGGCAGAGCTGCACCCGCGTCCCCTTCCACGTCCTG GACACCTCGGATTACCTGCGGCCCCTCAGCCTCAGCCTCACCTGGGCGCTGGATGCGGCTGCAAGGGCGGTGCTGGATGAGGCGTCTCCCACCACCATCCGCAAACTG ATCCCGTTTTTCAAGGATTGCGGGGACGACGACGAGTGTGTCACCGACCTGGTGCTCAAGGCCACCACGGACATCGTGGGCTCCAG GCAGAGCCCCCACATCGTGCGGAAGGGCCGGAGGCGGATGCTGGTGGAGGTGGAGCTGGAGAACCGGGGGGAGAACGCCTACAACGCCAGCCTGTGGCTGCACCTGCCCGGGAACCTCCACTTCTCCAGCCTCGTGCTCCAG GATCCCAGCCCGGCGAAGCTGGAGTGCTCGGCGCTGGGGGGGCACCGCCGGCGCTGCAGCGTGGGCTACCCCGTCTTCCGCTCGCAGGCCAAG gtGTGCTTCACCCTGGAGCTGGAGTTCAGCTGCTCCGTCCTGCTGGACCGCGCCGAGGTCACGCTCAGGGCCACCAG TGACAGCACCGAGGCCACGCCGCAGGACAACGCGGTCAAGCTGTCCGTGCCCATCCGCTACGAGGCCAACCTGTTCCTGtccag TGACACCAACCTCCATCGCTACGAGCTCCCCCCCCCGGGCACCTTCACCCCCAGCTCCGGCCCCGAGTTCAGCACCACGGTCAAG GTGCAGAATTTGGGGTGCTACCCCCTCCAGAACGTCACCCTGCACATggccctgccagtgctgggccACCAGCGGGCCACCATGCTGTCTGTCACCGGTGTCCTGGCTGAGAAC gCCACCTGCGGGCTGCACCCCCCCGATGGGGGCACCCCAAGAGCGCTCCCGGTGCCCCCCGAGGATCTGCTGCACACCGAGAGGCTG GACTGCTCCAACACGCGGTGCCAGGAGCTGCGCTGCGCTCTGGGGCGGctggagcggggcgggggcgccTCCATCGAGCTCCTGCGGAGCCTCCGCGGAGCCGCCTTCGGTGGG GTGAAATTCCGGAGCCTGAGGATCGTCAGCAGCGTCTGGCTGGGGGTCGGGGGGGGGCtcctggtgctggaggagggggCGCAGCGCCGGGag ctggtgctggagctgctccggGCCAGGCCGGTGCCCGTGTCCCTGTGGATCCTGGGGGGCAGCGCCCTGGgggggctcctgctcctggcactgctcagcCTCGGCCTCTGGAGG ctcGGATTCTTCTCCCACGCGAAGCCCCCCcgggatgaggatgaggatgatgaggatgaggatgaggatgaggagcagtgA
- the PEX11B gene encoding peroxisomal membrane protein 11B encodes MEAWVRFSAQSQARERLLRAAQYACTLAGAALSRAGNGSGGSSGTLRRLQQLEAHLSLGRKLLRLGGSAEALGGAQRSLHLPDPVLRFCLTLSHLNRALFLACDNVLWAGKSGVLPGLAVEKWSQRSFRYYLFALVVNLSRDAYEIRLLLERAEAARKRGKSPQNSPQPQAEGRIQHLRLQLQLQLQLLLQVLRENPPLLLDLLRNACDLVIPLEKLGLCRSSPGIVGFCGLTSSVLSIITILHPWLKLKP; translated from the exons ATGGAGGCCTGGGTGCGCTTCAGCGCCCAGAGCCAGGCCCGGGAGCGCCTCCTCAG GGCCGCCCAGTACGCCTGTACCTTAGCCGGGGCCGCGCTGAGCCGCGCCGGGAACGGCTCCGGGGGCAGCTCCGGGACCCTGAGGcgcctccagcagctggaggctcACCTGAGCCTGGGCCGCAAGC TGCTGCGCCTGGGGGGCTCGGCTGAGGCGCTGGGGGGGGCGCAGCGCTCGCTGCACCTGCCCGACCCCGTGCTGCGCTTCTGCCTCACCCTGTCCCACCTGAACCGCGCGCTCTTCCTGGCCTGCGACAACGTCCTGTGGGCCGGGAAGAGCGGCGTCCTGCCCGGCCTGGCCGTGGAGAAGTGGAGCCAGAGGTCGTTCAG GTATTACCTGTTTGCTCTGGTGGTGAACCTCAGCAGGGACGCCTACGAGATCCGGCTGCTGCTGGAACGCGCCGAGGCAGCCAGGAAACGTGGCAAGAGCCCCCAgaacagcccccagccccaggctgagGGCAGGATCCAGCACCTCcgcctccagctgcagctccagctgcagctcctgctgcaggtgctgcgGGAGAaccccccactgctgctggacCTGCTGAGGAACGCCTGCGACCTGGTGATCCCTCTGGAAAAGCTGGGCttgtgcaggagcagccccggaaTCGTGGGGTTCTGTGGGCTCACCTCCTCCGTGCTCTCCATCATCACCATCCTCCACCCCTGGCTCAAGCTGAAGCCGTAG